In Cicer arietinum cultivar CDC Frontier isolate Library 1 chromosome 7, Cicar.CDCFrontier_v2.0, whole genome shotgun sequence, a single window of DNA contains:
- the LOC101495394 gene encoding kiwellin-1-like, producing MKGIKICSNYIQTILFLLILISNFSLSIEASTCKPSGKIKNLKTGQCNRAEESECCKPGKLYTTFKCSPKVSHHTKAILTLNSFEKGGSGGSASKCDNKFHSDKTPVVALSTGWFNNSKRCLKFVNIFGNGKMVKAKVVDECDSTKGCDSDHDFQPPCLNNIVDASAAVWKGLGVPEKDWGQMNVFWSDA from the coding sequence atgaaaggtatcaaaatttgttcaaattatATTCAAACCATACTCTTTCTTCTAATTCTCATATCAAATTTTTCTCTAAGCATAGAAGCTTCAACATGCAAACCAagtggaaaaataaaaaatttgaaaacagGACAGTGCAACAGAGCTGAAGAATCTGAGTGTTGCAAACCAGGAAAACTTTACACAACATTCAAATGTTCACCTAAAGTGTCACACCACACAAAAGCAATTCTAACACTAAACAGCTTTGAAAAAGGTGGTAGTGGAGGTTCAGCTTCTAAATGTGATAACAAGTTTCATTCTGACAAAACTCCTGTTGTAGCATTATCAACTGGATGGTTCAACAATTCAAAAAGGTGTTTGAAGTTTGTGAATATCTTTGGGAATGGTAAAATGGTGAAAGCTAAGGTTGTTGATGAGTGTGATTCTACTAAAGGGTGTGATTCTGATCATGATTTTCAGCCTCCTTGTttgaataatattgttgatGCTTCTGCTGCTGTTTGGAAGGGTTTGGGTGTTCCTGAAAAAGATTGGGGTCAAATGAATGTTTTCTGGTCAGATGCTTAA
- the LOC101512367 gene encoding AT-hook motif nuclear-localized protein 11, protein MDRGDQMAALSGSAPYYMHRGLPGSGNQHELHNSPGIRPMSNANSPFQSSIGGGGTIGSTLPLDSSGISSQCINVGAPSGAASTGETVKRKRGRPRKYGADGSVSLALTPTTPAASHPGSILQVQKRGRGRPPGSGKKQQLASFGGLISGSAGNGFTPHVITIAIGEDIATKIVAFSQQGPRAIFIMSANGAVSTVTLCQASTSGGSVTYEGRFEILSLTGSYLVADNGGSRNRTGGLSVSLASPDGRVIGGGVGGVLIAASPVQVIIGSFMWGGPKTKNKKNEDLEGQEVGMEQDHHGVHNAIAMNSISPNQNLNPPSIGSWPASRPLDMRNSHIDIDLMRG, encoded by the exons ATGGATCGCGGGGACCAAATGGCAGCATTATCCGGCTCTGCACCCTACTATATGCATAGGGGATTACCTGGTTCTGGAAACCAACATGAATTGCATAATTCACCCGGTATTCGTCCAATGTCGAATGCCAATTCACCGTTTCAATCAAGTATTGGAGGTGGTGGTACTATTGGATCCACATTACCGTTGGATTCATCTGGAATTTCATCGCAATGTATCAATGTAGGTGCTCCTTCTGGAGCTGCTTCAACCGGTGAAACTGTCAAAAGAAAGAGAGGAAGGCCGAGAAAATACGGGGCAGATGGAAGTGTGTCGTTGGCATTGACTCCAACAACACCAGCTGCAAGTCATCCTGGATCCATACTGCAAGTTCAGAAACGCGGTAGAGGCCGCCCTCCAGGGTCCGGAAAGAAACAACAGTTGGCTTCTTTCG GTGGTTTGATCTCTGGTTCAGCTGGGAATGGTTTCACTCCTCATGTCATCACCATTGCAATTGGAGAA GACATTGCAACAAAAATCGTGGCATTTTCGCAGCAGGGACCTAGAGCTATATTTATTATGTCAGCTAATGGTGCAGTCTCCACCGTGACGCTTTGTCAAGCTTCAACATCTGGGGGATCAGTCACATATGAG GGACGCTTTGAGATACTAAGCCTGACAGGCTCTTACTTGGTTGCTGATAACGGTGGCTCGCGAAACCGAACGGGTGGATTAAGTGTTTCCCTTGCAAGTCCTGATGGTCGTGTCATTGGTGGAGGGGTCGGTGGAGTGCTCATTGCCGCAAGTCCTGTTCAG GTGATAATTGGGAGCTTTATGTGGGGTGGACCAAAGACAaagaacaagaagaatgaagatttAGAAGGTCAAGAAGTTGGTATGGAGCAAGATCATCATGGAGTCCATAATGCAATTGCAATGAATAGCATTTCACCAAATCAAAACCTTAATCCACCATCTATCGGTTCTTGGCCAGCATCGCGTCCATTGGATATGCGTAATTCCCATATTGACATTGATTTAATGCGCGGGTGA
- the LOC101513110 gene encoding LOW QUALITY PROTEIN: multiple C2 domain and transmembrane region protein 7-like (The sequence of the model RefSeq protein was modified relative to this genomic sequence to represent the inferred CDS: inserted 1 base in 1 codon) produces the protein MSNLKLGVEVVGAHDLMPKDGEGSSSVFVELHFDDQKFRTTTKEKDLNPVWNEKFYFIIADQSKLQSFPLEASVYHHNSKNNNSKVFLGKVRLTETSFVPYSDAVVLHYPLEKKFAFSRVKGELGLKVYVTDDPSLRSPNLVSDEEPSMESDLQQPSVSLTDSILNMFSHKKNVSSRNTFHSIPDSNNKEHQSSPEDAKKYVEHGMHEMKPVLPPKIIHAYADSLSPIDYALKETSPSLGGGQVIGGRVIRGNRPSSTYDLVEPMRYLFVRVTRARDLPSKGVSGSLNPYVEVKTGNFKGTTKFLEKTQEPEWNEVFAFASENLQSTTVEVEVKDKGTLLDETVGTVRFVLRDVPTRVPPDSPLAPEWHQIDKSGKKKKGELMLAVWFGTQADEAFPDAWHSDTLFAGDNSSVSHHQTRSKVYHSPRLWYVRVRVIEAQDLILSEKAQISDAYVKVQTGSQILKTKPVQSRTKNMRWDQELMFVAAEXXXXXXXXXXXXXXXXXEPFDEPLILSVENRIAPNKDETIGVVVIPLTKVDKRADDRIIRTRWYNLEQSLSSAMDREQGTPNDMFSSRLHLSVCLDGGYHVFDESTYHSSDLRPTSRQLWKKPIGIXXXXXXLHPTKARDGRGTSDAYCVAKYGRKWVRTRTMSDNLNPKYNEQYTWEVFDPATVLTVGVFDNGQLNGPDNNDVLIGKVRVRMSTLETGRLYTNSYPLLMLHPSGVKKMGELHLAIRFSCYSMVDLMHLYFKPHLPKMHYKRPLNVIEQEMLRQQAVNVVAARLSRAEPPLRKEVVEYMSDTNSHLWSMRRSKANFYRLMTVFSGFLSVGRWLGEVSTWKHPITTVLVHIVFLMLVCFPELIMPTVFLYVFVIGMWNWRFRPRYPPHMNTRLSYTDGVTLDELDEEFDTFPSAKSPDIVRWRYDRLRSVAGRVQSVVGDLATQGERIQSLVSWRDPRASSMFMVFCFVTAIVLYMTPFQMPILLGGFYFMRHPMFRSKVPPAPVNFYRRLPALTDSML, from the exons ATGAGCAATCTCAAGCTAGGTGTGGAAGTTGTCGGTGCTCATGACCTTATGCCGAAAGATGGGGAGGGATCATCTAGTGTTTTTGTGGAACTTCATTTTGACGATCAGAAGTTTCGGACAACTACTAAAGAAAAAGATCTGAATCCTGTTTGGAACGAGAAATTTTACTTCATCATTGCCGATCAAAGCAAATTACAGAGCTTCCCGCTTGAGGCCTCCGTCTACCACCATAATAGCAAAAACAATAATTCCAAAGTCTTCCTTGGTAAGGTCCGTCTCACGGAAACCTCATTTGTCCCATATTCCGATGCTGTTGTATTGCACTACCCTCTGGAAAAGAAATTTGCCTTTTCCCGCGTAAAAGGAGAGCTCGGTTTGAAGGTGTATGTTACTGACGACCCTTCTTTAAGATCTCCCAATCTTGTTTCTGATGAGGAACCTTCTATGGAATCAGATCTGCAACAACCATCGGTGTCATTGACAGATTCAATCCTGAACATGTTTTCTCATAAGAAAAATGTGTCGTCAAGGAACACATTTCATAGCATTCCTGATTCGAATAATAAAGAACATCAATCTTCTCCGGAAGATGCAAAGAAGTATGTGGAACATGGGATGCATGAGATGAAACCTGTACTTCCTCCAAAAATCATACATGCGTATGCGGATTCTTTGTCTCCAATTGATTATGCTCTCAAAGAGACAAGCCCTTCTCTTGGAGGGGGACAAGTAATTGGTGGGCGAGTTATTCGTGGGAACAGGCCATCCAGCACCTACGACCTTGTTGAACCAATGCGTTACCTTTTTGTACGAGTTACAAGAGCTCGTGACCTTCCTTCGAAGGGTGTGAGTGGGAGCCTTAATCCGTACGTCGAGGTAAAAACTGGAAATTTCAAAGGAACTACAAAGTTTCTTGAGAAAACTCAGGAACCTGAATGGAATGAGGTGTTTGCCTTTGCAAGCGAGAATCTACAGTCAACAACGGTTGAAGTTGAGGTCAAAGACAAAGGTACATTACTAGATGAAACTGTTGGCACCGTGAGGTTTGTTCTCCGTGATGTTCCTACACGGGTTCCACCGGATAGTCCATTGGCTCCAGAATGGCATCAAATTGACAAGAGtgggaaaaagaaaaaaggggAGTTGATGCTTGCTGTATGGTTTGGCACACAAGCCGATGAAGCTTTTCCTGATGCTTGGCATTCTGATACACTCTTTGCCGGAGACAACTCTTCAGTTTCTCATCATCAGACACGATCAAAAGTTTACCATTCACCAAGGTTATGGTATGTTCGGGTTAGAGTGATCGAGGCACAAGACTTAATTCTGTCTGAGAAAGCTCAAATCTCGGATGCCTATGTTAAGGTACAGACCGGTAGCCAGATCTTGAAGACAAAACCGGTTCAATCGAGGACCAAAAACATGCGTTGGGATCAGGAGCTGATGTTTGTTGCTGCTGAANNNNNNNNNNNNNNNNNNNNNNNNNNNNNNNNNNNNNNNNNNNNNNNNNNTGAACCATTTGACGAGCCTTTGATCCTTTCGGTTGAAAACCGTATTGCTCCCAACAAGGATGAGACCATTGGGGTGGTTGTTATTCCTTTGACCAAAGTTGATAAGCGTGCTGACGATAGAATTATCCGTACTAGATGGTATAACCTTGAACAATCCTTGTCATCTGCTATGGATAGGGAACAAGGGACGCCGAATGATATGTTTTCTAGTAGACTTCACCTCAGTGTTTGTCTTGATGGTGGGTACCATGTTTTCGATGAGTCGACTTATCACAGTAGTGATCTTAGACCCACATCGAGGCAGCTCTGGAAGAAGCCAATCGGCA NNNNNNNNNNNNNNNNACTTCATCCAACGAAAGCCAGGGATGGAAGAGGGACATCAGATGCTTACTGTGTGGCAAAATATGGGCGAAAATGGGTTCGCACTAGAACTATGAGTGATAACCTAAACCCAAAATACAATGAGCAGTACACATGGGAAGTTTTTGATCCAGCTACAGTTCTCACTGTAGGAGTGTTTGATAATGGTCAGCTTAATGGTCCGGATAACAACGATGTGCTAATTGGTAAAGTTCGAGTCCGTATGTCAACCCTCGAAACTGGCCGACTTTATACAAATTCTTATCCTTTACTGATGCTTCATCCTTCAGGTGTCAAAAAGATGGGTGAACTGCACTTGGCCATTAGATTTTCTTGCTACTCAATGGTTGATTTGATGCATTTGTATTTTAAGCCTCATTTGCCAAAAATGCACTATAAAAGGCCACTTAATGTAATAGAACAGGAAATGCTTCGACAGCAGGCTGTCAACGTTGTTGCTGCTCGCCTTAGTAGGGCGGAACCCCCACTTAGAAAGGAGGTTGTCGAGTACATGTCCGACACAAACTCTCATCTTTGGAGCATGAGACGTAGCAAGGCAAACTTCTACCGTCTGATGACAGTTTTTTCAGGTTTTCTTTCGGTAGGACGATGGCTAGGAGAAGTTTCCACCTGGAAGCATCCTATCACAACAGTACTGGTGCACATCGTTTTTCTTATGCTTGTGTGTTTCCCTGAACTTATTATGCCAACAGTGTTTCTATACGTGTTTGTTATCGGGATGTGGAACTGGAGATTCCGCCCGAGATACCCTCCTCACATGAACACCAGACTCTCTTACACAGACGGAGTGACCCTAGACGAGCTTGACGAAGAATTCGACACATTTCCTTCCGCAAAGAGCCCTGATATAGTGCGGTGGAGGTATGATCGGTTAAGAAGTGTGGCTGGAAGGGTTCAAAGCGTCGTTGGAGATTTAGCTACTCAAGGGGAGAGGATCCAATCACTTGTGAGCTGGCGCGATCCGCGCGCGAGTTCCATGTTCATGGTATTTTGCTTTGTGACTGCTATTGTGTTGTATATGACACCTTTCCAGATGCCTATTCTTTTAGGTGGATTTTACTTTATGAGACACCCGATGTTTCGGAGTAAGGTACCTCCGGCACCGGTTAACTTCTACCGCAGGTTGCCTGCCCTCACAGATAGCATGCTGTAA